In the genome of Roseovarius sp. Pro17, the window GCCTGATCGAGATACCTTGCGGAAAGGCCGCGATGCGACCCGCCGGTTGATTGCTGCCTACATCGATCATGTCAGCCGAAGCTAGAAGTGCCCAAGTGCGGAAGCACTTCCGGAAAGGGCTCAGAGCCGACTTGCGGCGGTGCAGAACAAGGCCCAACTTCCAGAGCGCTTGAATGTCGGCTCCCTACTTCGCGGCAAGACTGGCTCGCACGCGCGGCGAACGGCAGCTCTCCGCCCTCCTTACCAGATGCTGCGTGGGCGAAGCTAAAAATCACGCACTTGCAGCGAACAACCGCTTTGTCCCGCTTACAGCTGACCTTAAACCGGTCCAATGCTGCGCACTCGCTCCGATGTCCGCTTTGGGGAAGCTGCGCTGCAGCGTCGAGAACTTGCGTGGACGGCAGCTTTGGTGAAGGAATTCCGATGCGGGCCATTGTGCAAGATTTCCACAGGGAGTGACTGTGGCCCGCGTTGGAAATCCTCCCAAGGTGGAAGCCGCGGGGGTCTTGGATCAATCTATGGGGAAAGAGCGCTGACGGTTGAGGCGACGGTTGCATGAGGGTTTCGGCTGAAGCTGTGCCTGTTCTCTGAGCCGGCCGTAAGGATGGCCCATGATGCTGATACTGTTGTGCGTTTTGGCGTGATTGCCGTTTCGTGCTGCGCCAGAGATGGGAAGGCGCGTGCGGCTCTGGCCGGGGCTGCGGAGGGCGACCGGAGGTGCTCTGTGACGAATGACAGGCGATTTGTCATGCGGCCTGCTCCCTTGGTGGCGCGCGCGACATCGGTTTTTGCCCGCGTCGGAATATCTCGATGATGCGCATGGGTCCGCCGCAACAGGGACATGGCTCGCGCAGGGTGAGTGGTATCACCTCGGCTTCGGTTTCTGGTGCGGTGGCATGTTCAGGGCGCTGGACGCAAAGCAGGGCGCGGATCATTGTGATGTTCACCTTGCGGGTTGAACTTGCCAGCAGGCCGTAATGTCGGATGCGATGGAAGCCGTCGGGCAGGACATGGCTTAGGAACCGACGAATGAACTCGGGCGTGGCCAGCCGCATGACCTTTTGCCTGTCACCGGACTTGATACGGTAATCCTTCCAGCGGAAGGCGACGGTCTCGGCGGCTGCGCTGACCAGACGGGCGTTCGAGATCGCCACCCGGTGGGTGTAGCGGCTCAGGTAGGCCAGAACGGCTTCCGGCCCTCCAAAGGGCGGTTTGGCATAGACCACCCATTCGGCTTTGCGGAACGGGGCGAGCCAGGTGGCAAACGCCTTTGCCGCCAACAATCCGGCGAGATCGCCGAAGAAGTCCAACTGCCCAGAGCGATGCAGATCCATCAGCCCTTGCAGAAACAGGCGTCGGAACAGCCGCGACAGCGCCCGCACATGCAGGAAGAAGCCGGGGCGGCAGGCGACCCACCTTGTGCCTTCAGGCGACAGGCCACCGCCCGGAACGATCATGTGGATGTGGGGATGGTGCGTCAGCGCCGACCCCCAGGTATGCAGAACGCTGGTCATACCCACCCGCGCGCCCATGCGCTTGGGATCGGTGGCGATGGTCTTCACCGTCTCGGCCGACGCCTTGAACAGCAGTCCGTAGACCGCCTTCTTGTTCCAATAGGCGATCTGGGCAATCTCAGCGGGCAGCGTGAAGACGACGTGGAAGTATTCTACGGGCAACAAGTCTTCGGCGCGGGCCTCCATCCAGTCGCGTGCAGCCGGGCCTTGGCATTTGGGGCATGGGAACCTCCTGATTGACGATTGAGAAACTCCAATCGTCAATCAGGTCAGCCAGATCACAAAATGCGCACAGCTATGGCCGGCTCACCCCATCAGCCAAAGGCACCAATGCCGCGGAGCGGCTTCGTCCATGGGCCGGGAGCGTCGATCACGCTGACCGTTCGTACCCTGTAGTCGCTGTTGGATCGCTTGTCGGCTTCAAGCCCAAGTCGCAGATAAACTGCATTTTCCTGAAAGACCGATTTACAATTTGTTATGGCGGACCGGCCGACAAAACAACATTGCTGAACGCACCATCACTGCCACTGCCCGTGTTGTCACTGTCACAAAAGAAACCCAGCGTCTGTAGGGTCGGCGTTCCCGAACCGCCTATGTCGGTATAGAGTTGGCGCAGATCGAGCGATTGGTCATGCCATTCCCCAATGCTCGCGTTCAATCCGTTGGCGACATAGTGATAGAACGTGCCAATGATCTTATAGTCACCCGGCGCATATTTCTTGTTGCTCCAAATGATCTCCGCACCGCTTGTTTCGCCGCTCTCGTTCGAAAACTGCAGATAGAACCGCAGGGGATGATCATCACCGGCCTCGGTGACTTCATCGATATCGCTTTGGATCGGTTGGTCCACCCGCCAACGCCATGACAGGATTGGAAGCTCGGCCACGGGGATCTCTGTATCGCGCGCAAGGATTGAGGCGCTGTTGTCCGTTGTGCAGCGTAGAATGCGGATTCCGTCTTTTTCCACGAGCCGATAGTCTGTTGGGGTGACACGAAAAAAGGTTCGCTCGCGCCAACCGTCCCCAAGGTGATTGGTGTCGAGATCGGCCAAGAGATCAATGGGCTGACCGGACGCAAGCAGCGGTTTTCCTGTGTCAAAGAAGGGGGCGCGCGTAGTCCAGTACGCAGCGCCCAAAAGCGCTGCAATTGGAATAGCCAGAAGTATCCGTTTCATCCGCGATCCTGCCTGCATGCCTGACGATCCACCGTCTCCCCCGCATCCAGCCACACTTTCAAATGAACTGAAAGAAACAAGATCTTGAGGTCGAAGGCATGGCAACGGCGCACAAAGCCTGCCGAAGGGAAATCCCAAGCACTGGGCCATGGGCCTTGTTCTGGGCCCGCGCGTGCGCATCTGGGCGCTGGTCCTCGCCGCCTATTGCATCTTTACCAGTTACTTCCACTGGCAACTGCGCGCTGACCCTTGGCAGGTCACGATCATGGTCAAGAACTGGTCCATTGCCGGCGGCTTGCTGATCCTCGCCGCCCAGGGACCGGGACGGTTCGAGATGGGGCGGGCGGGCTGAACCGCTCCACACCTCGTGCCAAACTCGCAACCGGGCAGCGCAGTGGCACAAAGCAGATTGGCGGAACGGTCTGCGGCGTCACCGGGCGGTGATTTCCGGAGTGGTACATTTGCCTCGTTCCCCTTTCCGCCAATGATCCGATTATAAAGGCCGGGCTGCGTCTCCAACTCTGGCTGAAGGTCTTGGAAAGCCTTCAATTCAGCCGCGCCGCGTCATATGCCCGCATACCAATCATAGAAACCGACGTCTTCCCAGTAGCCGCCTTTTCCGCCGCCAATTTTGGCGAGGGTGGCCACCGCCTTGATGCGCATGATAAACTTGGCGTGTTTATAGCCAAGCTGCCGCTCGACCCTGAGGCGGACCGGCGCGCCGTGCCCGATCGGCAGGTCGCTGCCATTCATCCCATAGGCCAGGATTGTCTGCGGGTGGAACGCATCGACGAGGTCAATACTCTCATAATAGGGGGTGGGTGACATCCGACCGAAGCTGTCGGCGCACTGGAAAACAATGTAGCGCGCCTCGGGTTTCAACTGCACGTCTTCGAGGATCGTCCGAAGTGGCACCCCGGTCCAGCCGCCAATCGCGCTCCAGCCCTCGACGCAATCATGCCGCGTTATCTGGGTGCGCGCGGGGCGGGATTTTAGTTCAGAGAGCGTGTAGCCCTTTGGTTGCTCGACGAGGCCCGAGACCTGCAACTGCCAATTCGCGAAGTTCTCGGAAACATGCCGCCGATACTCTTGCGTTCCGGGATCCGTGTTTCCGTTGGTGCGAAAATCGGGAGAGAGATCGGCCTTGGTATACTCCCTGGCCAAGGCATTGGAGCCGATCAGCCTATGCACCCGGTAAGAGAGCCATTCCCCCGAGCGCAGCACCGTCTCGCGAAAACTGGGGGCGGCACCGAGGCGATCGCACCCGACCAATACGGCGGGCGTCGCCAAGGCCACTCCGGTCAGCAACTTGCGGCGCGTGAACAGGCGGGACATCAGCGTTTCTCCCTTGGCAGGCGAAAGCGGCCGGTGATCATCGAGCGGATTTCATTGAACGGGCCGGCAAGCAGTACCATGACGAGATGCACGATGATGAACAGAACCAGAAGCGTCGCCGCGATGAAATGAATGGAGCGCGCAGTTTGACGCCCTCCGAACATATCCAATAGCCAAGGCCAGCTTGCGTCCATCGCAGGCGACATGGTCAGGCCGGTCAGGATCATCGCCGGGATCAGAACAAAAATGACGCCGATATAGCTCGTCTTTTGCAGGATATTGTAACGCAGCGCGGCGGCCCCCTTTGGAAACCGCAGGCGGGCATGGTTCTTGATGTCATTCCAGATGTGGCGTGGCTTGATCTCATGGCGTCCCGGCAAAAGATCGCGCCAGATATGGCCATTCACAAGGCTCCACACCAGATAGAAGGTCAGGCCAAGCGAAAACACCCATGCAAAGGTCAGGTGCCACCGCCGGGCGAGCGCCAGATTGTAGTTGGATGGAAGCGTCGCCCAAGACGGAAACGCGCGGCTCTGGGTGTTCCCATCTCCATCCGTCCACGACCCAAGCACGCCGGTAGTCGTGACCTGCGCGCCCGCGATCCGGGCGTAGCCTTCGCCTTGCTGACTGCCGATCTCGAGCCATGCGGGATCAGGATTTGCACCGTATTCCCCCCAGTAGAGGCGCGGATGCGCATTAAAAATCATCAGTCCGC includes:
- a CDS encoding DUF3047 domain-containing protein, coding for MQAGSRMKRILLAIPIAALLGAAYWTTRAPFFDTGKPLLASGQPIDLLADLDTNHLGDGWRERTFFRVTPTDYRLVEKDGIRILRCTTDNSASILARDTEIPVAELPILSWRWRVDQPIQSDIDEVTEAGDDHPLRFYLQFSNESGETSGAEIIWSNKKYAPGDYKIIGTFYHYVANGLNASIGEWHDQSLDLRQLYTDIGGSGTPTLQTLGFFCDSDNTGSGSDGAFSNVVLSAGPP
- a CDS encoding molybdopterin-dependent oxidoreductase, whose amino-acid sequence is MSRLFTRRKLLTGVALATPAVLVGCDRLGAAPSFRETVLRSGEWLSYRVHRLIGSNALAREYTKADLSPDFRTNGNTDPGTQEYRRHVSENFANWQLQVSGLVEQPKGYTLSELKSRPARTQITRHDCVEGWSAIGGWTGVPLRTILEDVQLKPEARYIVFQCADSFGRMSPTPYYESIDLVDAFHPQTILAYGMNGSDLPIGHGAPVRLRVERQLGYKHAKFIMRIKAVATLAKIGGGKGGYWEDVGFYDWYAGI
- a CDS encoding cytochrome b/b6 domain-containing protein codes for the protein MAAPHVSEIADPQGGDVVRRHKLSTRLWHWVNFAALIILLMSGLMIFNAHPRLYWGEYGANPDPAWLEIGSQQGEGYARIAGAQVTTTGVLGSWTDGDGNTQSRAFPSWATLPSNYNLALARRWHLTFAWVFSLGLTFYLVWSLVNGHIWRDLLPGRHEIKPRHIWNDIKNHARLRFPKGAAALRYNILQKTSYIGVIFVLIPAMILTGLTMSPAMDASWPWLLDMFGGRQTARSIHFIAATLLVLFIIVHLVMVLLAGPFNEIRSMITGRFRLPREKR